TACATGGtactgtttttttctcattgttgaagactgtaaaGTGACCTATAAACTGATTTTATCTACCGGTACATCATTTGAACTCTGCTTGATAAGTGtcataagatgtggtatgattgccaacaagACAGTcttgttggcaatcataccacatcttattacaAAATCAACTGTTTGTCAACTTGACCTTGAAGACAGTTAGTACAGCCTTATTTCAACATACATCTATAATTCACAACAATAACACAAAACCAGAAGCTCTGTCAATAGGAAACCATGCTCTGTTCACATTATATTCCCTTCTTCAGTGTACAATATGGTTGTCAAAGTTAAAATCATAATGAacatgtttgcacctgtcctaagtcaggaatctgatgtacattagttgtcgtttgttaatgtaatttatacatgtttctcggtttttgttttttatatagatcagaccgttggttttcctgtttgaatggttttacacttgtaatttttgggccctttatagctagTTGTTGGGTGTGAGCAGAGGCTCCATggtgaaggctgtacattgacctataatggtttacttttataaattgttatttggatggagagttgtctcattggcactcacactacatcttcctatatctatgtgtaCTCAGTTTCAAGACTTCATGGTTAACTTTCTGACCAAAAACCTCAACCTGATACAATATGAATGAACAAACTGACACACACACACAcgggaaaacaaaattttgtcaaTTATCCTTGGCAGggtattaaaagaaaaaaaaataaggtcatTTTAAAGCCATCAAAACAGTCTGAGCTAGGAACAATAGAGACAACAGCttccttttattttttctggCTGCTTCTATATTTGAGGACATTTTAACACTATTTGAATATCATTCCTTTGCATTATGTTTGactgtttataaataattatacaaatttCAGTGTTGTTTGTTTAAGGATAAAATACTGGAATAAGATTTACACAACAAATCAAAGAAATTAAagtcttttatttcattttgaaaaatctaaaaaaaagcataagcatgaattcaattttacttcagtCTTTTTTCTTCAAAGTAAAGTTACAATAAAAGTAAAGTTGCCAAATCAAATATAAGTAAATGAACAAGCCCAAGTCTTCACAGATACATTGATTGTACAAGTATTGTATTCATAAACTAGTGCATTTGTGCTTATAAGtaataaactgaaaatattgtgaaaaataCATTCAACTCTGAAACAGATCTACCGGTAAAATAAATAGAGAATGTGACCATGGAACACAAATGATACCCCTCTtgcatttaatgttttaaagggacataactcaagataGTAAAAAGGATGCCATCCACATTTGAACTTGATCTATAAATGTTTTGTGGAAATAagcattttcataaaatttggttgtGGCAAACAAGTAAAGTTTGAGAAAGGAAACCAATTTAAGGACATATGTACAGACTTATAGAAAAAACGAAGATACATACGTACAGACATACTTATAGGAAGTGTTACACTTAATGCCACCTTTGCTTCTGTGAAGGcaaaacaataatgaaaaaagaaattaggCAGCTGTATTGCTTATAAGGTTGCCAAAATATTGTACACACACACAAACTAAAATGGTCCATTTTCTGGAATAAAAAACTTCCAATAACTCTGACATTGTAATTGGtaattaaacattaaacataaaGAGAGATTGTATTCATGAACTACAACTTTGTGtgcagaaatttcaaaaaggtCTGTTCTATTTATGAAAAGACATGATCCTAACATTAACTCATCAGTCATCACAGCACTCCAATGTCTAAAACCAAAACTAAGGGCAGTAaccatatatacatattttcgctcttttaaactttaaaaaagtatCCTCCCAGGAATATGTGACAGTACAGAAAGATGACAACATTTTCTGACTAAAATTTGTGCTATTCAATACAATCCTCTGTATTCTTTTCATACATCTCTGTTTACGAAAAACTGATGATTAGCATtcaaaattgctgaatttttcagTTAAAATTTCACTAAAGTAAGTTACATTTTGTTTCATGACTTTGACACTACTTCAAATCCATTTTGTCCAGGTATGAGATCTTCCATTTCACTTGTGACTTTTGGTAAATCATCAATGCAAaagaaatctgaaaaaaaaccacaacaaactttatttcacttacatgaaattcaaatatcaatatattattttatattgtaaatgtcaaaatgttctttatatttgctgaaataaaagataaaaatgcataaaaatctcctacaaaaatagttttatcaCCAATATGTTAACTTATCCTAATGTGAAACATTTATGCCtgggaatttaaaaaataacacccCTAAAAATATCCATGCTCACAGTAGGCCAACTGCCTCATGATTAGTATCTTTCTTTTTCAAGCTTATGTTTTAGTCATGTCTTTTTTTTGTCTTCTGCTAAATTTTGTACCAACTATTAAGTATAATAAGAAAACATCAAAGttaaaaactaattaaaagtGTATTTACATGTAACCATAAGGTCTTCAACAATTAGCTGTAGGAACTATAGAAAACTGTTTTgagacaaatatttatttttgtatggtTATATCATTAGTCAGTGTTTAATTCTTACATTTACTCAGACACACTGCAAAGGACACAATAGtatattaaagatattttaGCATTCAATGTCACACTAtatctttgaaaatttattttgtattaccACTTGAAGAAAGTAAAGAAAGAATACCTTGATTATGTTGACCCTTTGTCTGACTAGAATGTCCATTTGTTTTGACATGTGAGTCTGTGGTTGATTTATCAGAGTTATCTAGTACGATATCACCAACATCAATATTTTGCAAATCACTGTAGTTTTTGGGAGTCCTTTTGCGGAAACTGTAATTTTGCACATCctcatttgattttcttttatcacTATTTGATTGTGGTTTATGTACAATAGAATCATCATGTCTTTTTGATTTTCCCTCTGGTGAATTTGCTAACATTGAGGCATTCTGTCTTTTTTTAGATGGTGTTGCCTTAGGTTCTGTCTTTTTATCAAGTCTTTGTCCATCACTTTTCCTTATATAATTGTCTTTCTTAGATATAAAGTCTGTATTCTGTATATCTTCACCAATATGAACACCAATTGCTTTTCCGTCATCctataaataagtaaaagtaaAGCTATAAAGCTGAAACTTAAAAGTTATCAACTAGTTCATTCAATATTGAGTTTCATAAATGGTAATCTTTTGTCATATACATTTTCTAAAAGGTCTTTGTTATTTAGAAGAAACTGATGTTGATGGCAGGTATTTGGTAGACACTGTAAATCGTTTAGCTTTTTATGAAGCAATTTTGAGCTTGCTATTGTATAGCCAAGTTATCTATTTTTAAAGACCTCTTGGttaaaaatttgcaattttagtttgctgtctcattgaacacttttttttatcacatcTTTCTCCTTATGGTCTAAAACAGAACTGAACAACAAAATGTATGTCTTTCATAGAAAGGTTGAATCTTTGACACTAAACAATGCACTTCTGctacaattatttgaaaaataaaattgagaatggaaatggggaatgtgtcaaagagacaacaacctgacaatagaaaaaaacagcaacagaaggtcaccaatgggtcttcaatgtagcgagaaattcccacacttgtaggcgtctttcagctggcccctaaaaaaatatttgaacaaacCTCCTCCTCACTGGATACTCCACTGTCTGTATCATCCCAGATGTACTTCATCTGTCTTCTTACCACTGAAAATAAAGAATTCACTTTATCTGGCATAAAAATCATGTTCTCACCTAGAGCATCAAATTATGTAGTTTTTGTGGGAGTAGCTGAGGCCTAAATTCAAATTCTGATGAGAATTATGTTGTATTGACATCACATaagctgtttttgtttttgtattatacTGGATGACTAAATAATCCAAATTCCTGTAAACTTCCTTAAGACTTTAAAGTGATTGTTTTATCATTATCTGTGACATCTGTTTTGTATAAATGTGTTTTGATGTGCTGTCATAAAGTACAGAAAGGAATGGACATAACATGAAAGAGTTTATCTAGATGCAACTTCACTCACATTCCAAAACAAATGTAGGGATGGCAATGCAtttaacatgtatattgtttaatcTTTTCGCCGCAAAATTTTGATGTGAATCCCATTGTACAATCCTTGTTCCCTGTGAAATGTTTTATGAACTGaagtttttgtatatttttttgttggtgCCATCTTTTTTTATCTGTCCTAATAGTACACAAGAGTGTGGAGTGGAAGAACTATCAAacttaatcatgtgtttctgtaaaatttacctGAATTCAAAACCAGTCACTATACACATGAAACGTGGATAAGTGATACACCACTGTTGCTGAATTGTTAGTGTAAAGTTGTAATTTCTCAGTGATGCATTGCTTATCacagcttaaaaaaaatactagaaaaaatataaattataatttttatggcCCTGCAAAGAAGTTAATTGTtggtgccatatagttttacccttgtctgaaattccgtcattccgcaacaaacTATTATACAGAGGTTTTtttaaacgccttcagatattgggctgatttttggtatgtgagttaattATGATGAGTTAAAGATCAAATTTTTACCGAAATTatgggctttggactttgataaattgttgaaaagcACAGTAATACGGACTTTTTGTCTTAACGCTTTCagatatttgtataatttttggcATGTGAGTTAAACaagatgagttacagatcaagtttaagtttttttctgcTTGGCTAATTTTTACGGAAATTAAAAGCAATGGagtttgataaattgttgaaaatcacagttacaaggactttttttctaaactctttcagatattgggctgatttttggtatgccAGTTACttatgatgagttacagatcaattgtaagttttttttcactcagctaatttttgctgtaattttGGGCTTTGgacttttttggatttttgaaaaatcccatttatacagactttttttctaaatgctttcagatattgatttttggtatgtgagctATTAAACTATGATGAGTTGCAGATTAGTTTAAATTTCGTTTTAGTCcgctaatttttgccaaaattaagGGTTAACAACTATGAAAATTGGTGAAATTCACAGTTATACAGCCATTTTTCTATACGCCTCCAatttttgagctgatttttgaaTTGTGATACTACCAttatgtttgtgtccacatgtgttattgaaattgcagatttttcaacattCTGAGACCGGGCCATtcttgtcgctttgacacatctagttctAATATGTTTAAGTAAATAAGTTATGGCCATGATCCTCCCAAAATTTTGATTACTGATTTCTgtgtaaaaaatattctatcaAAAGATTATTAAAATgtctgtttttatatattatttcattttgtgcCATATTCAACACAAACAAGTCCCTTTATACAGTAGTAATTAATCTCGATTTTAAatgctataaaataaaagtgttgaGTGGAAGAACTAGCTAATCATCTTGTATTTCTGTGCCATATTCAACACAAACAAGTCCCTTTTCAGCAGGAGAGTTAAGTTAATCTTGTTTTTAACTGCTATAAATAATACATTACAGTATTGTATTTCTTTTGGAGGTAAGAAGTATTTTCCAACTGCTATTTTCTGTGATGGCACTTTTGTAGAATCAGAAATATACTTTGCATGAAATACTGCTAGATGTTCATCTCTATAGGCACCACTTTgaaatattctaaaataaaaaaacaaatagtcaATTATTGGATACTTGAAATCTTTCATCAATCTTCATAGAAACAAACTGTCAGAAAAACTAATTGTCAAAAAAAGCATCTagaataaatgatttttgtaccatatgacaAAGTAACAACTTCTAAAggtgataaataaaatttgtaatgaaaaacaaatgtttattttttttctgaaattttaagacCCTCGAATCTCCTTAATATGATTGTAAGCTgacttattaaaaatataacttcaaatatatcaatatttaacaatattttaatttatgtcaACAAAATGACTGgtaaataatacaatttatttatgtGAAACACAAGCTTTATATCAATCAACAAGCATCAAATGAGATTTAGGACAGAGATCTGACAAGGGTAATTCTACTATAATTTATGACTCAATGATAGCTATAGATATGTTCAGCAAATAAGGAGAATAATGTGCCCATGTGACACAGAAGCTCTACTTGTACAAAtcaatttttctttcaaaaatgaaCATACTCAAAAACTGTGGCAGAAATGCAACCcaaatttaacattgtttttttaagtgATAATAAAAATTGTGTATACATTTCATAACGTTTGGTTAATGCAAAGTAAAGCGAGAGTGTGTAAGCCTAAAATtctgcaatttttcaatttataaatgaaaataacttcaGAAGGTAAAAGAGACACCACCCAAATTTGAAGTTGATCTATTTTTGGTGGTTAAAAGCAGTTTGTAATtgtcataacatttggttgaggcaaagtAAATTTAGAGggtgcaaacagtaatttttccatttaaaaaagggatCTAACTAGAGAATGGTGAAAGTAACACAaccaaattcaaacttgatcagtGTTAGGACGTAATATGAATTCTGTAAAAGTTTAACTCTGATTGAGACAAACTATAAATACAGAACATAAACCcaggacaagggtaaaacttaatgcccctg
Above is a window of Mytilus trossulus isolate FHL-02 chromosome 4, PNRI_Mtr1.1.1.hap1, whole genome shotgun sequence DNA encoding:
- the LOC134715683 gene encoding uncharacterized protein LOC134715683, which gives rise to MMSENLQIFEGLTAWFSDSVSTERQRKWKEKGGKQADFDSAQFIFSENADSQDTKQIFQSGAYRDEHLAVFHAKYISDSTKVPSQKIAVGKYFLPPKEIQYLVRRQMKYIWDDTDSGVSSEEEDDGKAIGVHIGEDIQNTDFISKKDNYIRKSDGQRLDKKTEPKATPSKKRQNASMLANSPEGKSKRHDDSIVHKPQSNSDKRKSNEDVQNYSFRKRTPKNYSDLQNIDVGDIVLDNSDKSTTDSHVKTNGHSSQTKGQHNQDFFCIDDLPKVTSEMEDLIPGQNGFEVVSKS